A single Filimonas effusa DNA region contains:
- the rseP gene encoding RIP metalloprotease RseP: MALAAIVWSSVGIKALQFVLSFSILVTLHELGHFLTARWFKCRVEKFYLFFNPWFSLWKKKVGETEYGIGWIPFGGYVKISGMMDESMDKEAMKEPAKPYEFRSKPAWQRLIIMIAGVVVNVILALVLFIIITYVWGKEYIPAERVTYGIYADSLGREMGLKTGDRILALDGKAPETVDVVPIDLTLKGTKVVTVQREGQRLDLPVPKGFAKKLNKNQLKGFVTYLMPVIVDSVSNVKLTGNAPLQKGDTMIAMNGQPFRWFHEFEKLKKNYADKDVTFTVIRATGDTAQVGVHLDKKSLVGFNPRGVDKIYGTEVIKYTFAESVPVGIGKCFETLGRYITGIKKIFTGEVAAQDSVGSVLSIGNAFPGIWDWQSFWTLTAIFSIILAFMNILPIPALDGGHALFTLVEMISGRKPSEKFMEYAQMVGMVLLLALMAYALGLDVWRVFR; this comes from the coding sequence ATGGCATTAGCAGCAATAGTTTGGAGTAGTGTTGGTATTAAAGCATTACAGTTTGTTCTTTCATTCTCTATATTGGTGACGCTCCACGAACTGGGGCATTTCCTTACAGCACGCTGGTTTAAATGCCGCGTCGAAAAGTTCTACCTCTTCTTTAACCCTTGGTTCAGCCTCTGGAAAAAGAAAGTGGGTGAAACCGAATACGGTATTGGCTGGATCCCTTTCGGAGGTTACGTGAAGATCTCCGGTATGATGGATGAAAGCATGGACAAAGAAGCCATGAAAGAACCCGCTAAACCTTATGAGTTCCGAAGTAAACCAGCCTGGCAGCGTCTCATCATTATGATCGCAGGTGTGGTCGTGAACGTAATCCTCGCACTCGTACTCTTTATAATTATTACTTATGTATGGGGTAAAGAATATATCCCCGCTGAAAGGGTTACTTATGGCATTTATGCCGACTCCCTCGGCCGCGAAATGGGCTTGAAAACAGGCGACAGAATTCTGGCGCTCGACGGCAAAGCGCCCGAAACGGTTGATGTAGTTCCTATCGATCTTACGCTTAAAGGAACGAAAGTGGTAACGGTTCAAAGGGAAGGCCAGCGCCTCGATCTCCCCGTTCCCAAAGGCTTCGCGAAAAAACTGAATAAAAACCAGCTGAAAGGTTTTGTCACCTACCTGATGCCCGTGATCGTAGATTCTGTTTCCAATGTAAAGCTTACCGGTAACGCCCCGTTACAGAAAGGGGATACCATGATCGCCATGAATGGCCAGCCATTCCGCTGGTTCCACGAATTTGAAAAACTGAAAAAGAACTACGCAGATAAAGATGTTACGTTTACAGTAATTCGCGCTACCGGCGATACCGCACAGGTAGGCGTTCACCTCGATAAAAAATCGCTCGTAGGCTTTAACCCCCGCGGCGTTGATAAGATCTATGGCACAGAAGTGATCAAATATACGTTTGCAGAATCTGTTCCTGTAGGCATTGGCAAATGCTTCGAAACTCTGGGCAGGTATATCACAGGTATCAAAAAGATCTTTACCGGAGAAGTCGCAGCACAGGATTCTGTAGGCAGCGTGCTTAGTATCGGTAATGCCTTCCCCGGTATCTGGGATTGGCAGAGCTTCTGGACGCTCACCGCTATCTTCTCTATCATCCTCGCCTTCATGAACATCCTGCCCATCCCCGCATTGGATGGCGGTCATGCTCTCTTTACATTGGTGGAAATGATCAGCGGCCGTAAACCCAGCGAAAAGTTCATGGAATACGCACAAATGGTGGGCATGGTGCTGCTGCTCGCATTAATGGCCTATGCGCTCGGGCTCGATGTATGGCGCGTTTTTAGGTAG
- a CDS encoding ribonucleoside-diphosphate reductase subunit alpha yields the protein MEIPVLDQLPGVQDTYEHEKLWWKNTESEQILNRGYLLKGETVEGAIDRICTAAAQRLYKPELKEAFQEMIERGWMSLSSPIWANMGTERGLPISCFNVHVPDNIEGITHKLGEVIMQTKIGGGTSAYFGALRERGSAVTDNGKSSGAVSFMRLFDTAMDTISQGGVRRGAFAAYMDIDHSDIEEFLSIKDIGHPIQNLFYGVCVPDYWMQDMVDGDMKKRQIWAKVLESRQQKGLPYIFFTDNINRNKPQVYKDLNLTINASNLCSEIALPSTEDESFICCLSSMNLELYDEWKDTDAVKLATFFLDAVLQEFIVKTEGNYYLASANKFAKRHRALGLGVLGWHSYLQKNMIAFEGMEAKQLTTKIFKDISEKADKATKELAWIYGEPEILKGYGRRNTTLMAIAPTTSSSAILGQTSPGIEPFSSNYYKAGLSKGNFMRKNKYLTALLQEKGLDNEDTWREIMLNHGSVQHIKELTEHEKEVFKTFKEISQLEIIQQASIRQKYIDQAQSLNLNIPSNLPVKDVNRLLIEAWKLGVKTLYYQRSQSVSKEMVTNLVNCKSCEA from the coding sequence ATGGAAATACCCGTGTTAGATCAGCTTCCGGGGGTACAAGACACGTACGAACACGAGAAGCTGTGGTGGAAAAATACAGAGAGTGAGCAGATCCTCAACAGAGGTTACCTGCTGAAAGGAGAAACTGTGGAAGGTGCTATCGACAGAATTTGTACCGCCGCTGCACAGCGCTTGTACAAACCTGAACTGAAAGAGGCTTTCCAGGAAATGATCGAAAGAGGATGGATGAGCCTGAGTTCTCCCATCTGGGCCAACATGGGCACAGAACGTGGATTACCTATTTCCTGCTTTAACGTACACGTTCCTGATAATATAGAAGGGATCACCCATAAACTGGGTGAAGTGATCATGCAAACCAAGATAGGAGGAGGTACCTCCGCTTATTTTGGAGCCCTGCGCGAACGCGGTAGCGCCGTTACCGATAACGGTAAAAGTAGTGGCGCCGTTAGCTTTATGCGCCTCTTCGATACCGCTATGGATACCATCTCTCAAGGTGGCGTGCGCCGTGGTGCCTTCGCTGCCTACATGGATATCGACCACTCCGATATCGAGGAATTCCTCTCCATCAAAGATATCGGCCATCCTATCCAGAACCTGTTCTACGGCGTATGCGTACCCGACTACTGGATGCAGGATATGGTCGACGGCGATATGAAGAAAAGACAGATCTGGGCTAAAGTCCTCGAAAGCCGCCAGCAGAAAGGTTTACCCTATATCTTCTTTACCGACAATATCAACAGGAATAAACCGCAGGTTTATAAAGACCTCAACCTCACGATCAATGCAAGTAATCTCTGCTCCGAGATCGCATTGCCGTCAACAGAAGACGAATCGTTTATCTGCTGCCTCTCTTCCATGAACCTCGAACTGTACGACGAATGGAAAGATACCGATGCCGTGAAACTGGCTACTTTCTTCCTCGACGCGGTATTACAGGAGTTCATCGTAAAAACAGAAGGCAACTACTACCTGGCCAGCGCCAACAAGTTTGCAAAACGTCACCGCGCACTGGGCCTCGGCGTACTGGGATGGCATTCCTACTTACAAAAGAATATGATTGCCTTTGAAGGCATGGAAGCCAAACAGCTTACCACTAAAATCTTCAAGGATATCTCCGAAAAAGCCGATAAGGCAACCAAAGAACTGGCATGGATCTACGGTGAGCCCGAGATCCTGAAAGGGTATGGCCGCAGGAACACTACCCTCATGGCTATCGCACCTACCACTTCTTCTTCAGCAATCCTGGGGCAAACCTCACCCGGTATCGAGCCTTTCAGCTCTAACTACTATAAAGCTGGTTTGTCCAAAGGTAACTTCATGCGCAAGAACAAATACCTGACAGCGTTGCTTCAGGAAAAAGGCCTTGACAACGAAGACACCTGGAGAGAGATCATGTTGAACCACGGTAGCGTTCAGCACATCAAAGAACTCACCGAGCATGAAAAAGAAGTGTTCAAAACCTTCAAGGAAATAAGCCAGCTCGAGATCATCCAGCAGGCTTCTATCAGGCAGAAATACATCGATCAGGCACAAAGCCTGAACCTGAACATCCCGTCGAACCTGCCGGTAAAAGACGTGAACAGGTTATTGATCGAAGCATGGAAACTGGGCGTAAAAACCTTGTACTATCAACGCAGCCAAAGCGTTTCAAAAGAAATGGTGACCAACCTGGTGAACTGTAAAAGCTGCGAAGCGTAA
- a CDS encoding type 1 glutamine amidotransferase: MKKLSIHCFQHVSFEDPGCITQWCREKGHEMTFTRFFEKDTIPSTDEYDWLVIMGGPMGVYDENRYQWLVKEKEAIKAAINAGKKVLGICLGSQLIADVLGAKVFPNREKEIGWFNISLTEQAKLHPLWQAMGESFPVFHWHGDTFDLPQQAQLLASSEACRNQAFTVNDQVIGLQFHFEVTAQSLEAMVENGKEELTHGTYIQDAVAISNQRHLIAGNNEKMFRVLDYLAGN; this comes from the coding sequence ATGAAGAAACTCAGCATACATTGTTTTCAGCACGTTTCTTTCGAAGACCCCGGATGTATCACCCAATGGTGCCGCGAAAAGGGACATGAAATGACTTTCACCCGTTTTTTTGAAAAGGACACTATCCCTTCCACGGACGAATACGACTGGCTGGTGATTATGGGCGGTCCTATGGGCGTTTACGATGAAAACCGGTATCAGTGGCTCGTTAAAGAAAAAGAAGCCATTAAAGCGGCTATAAACGCCGGGAAAAAGGTCCTGGGCATCTGCCTGGGTTCACAACTCATCGCCGATGTGTTGGGCGCAAAAGTGTTCCCGAACCGCGAAAAAGAGATCGGCTGGTTCAATATCTCACTGACGGAGCAGGCAAAACTGCACCCCCTTTGGCAGGCAATGGGAGAGTCGTTCCCCGTATTCCATTGGCATGGCGATACTTTTGACCTGCCGCAACAGGCACAGCTACTGGCCAGCTCCGAAGCCTGCCGCAACCAGGCTTTTACAGTAAATGACCAGGTAATAGGCCTCCAGTTCCATTTCGAGGTCACCGCCCAAAGCCTCGAAGCAATGGTAGAAAACGGGAAAGAGGAACTAACCCACGGCACCTATATCCAGGATGCTGTAGCTATATCGAACCAACGCCATTTAATAGCAGGTAACAATGAAAAAATGTTCCGGGTGCTC
- a CDS encoding NAD(P)-dependent oxidoreductase: MIAFLGMGLLGSNFTKALLRKGEQVQVWNRTASRASALEHFGAKAYAAVADAVKGVSRIHVTLKDDASVNEVLEQALPGLAPGAVIIDHTTTSKEGAIARTQAWAARGYTYFHVPVFMGPANALEGTGYMLVSGDQSLIASWEPVLAGMTGKVINFGPETGRAAAVKLIGNNFLVAFTAGIADTLGLAKSLDVPLADINTLFDSWNPGAMLPARLKRMTSGDYSQPSWELNMARKDTQLFLDAAARANVPLVVIPAIAAEMDRWIAKGHGGEDWVVIGKDNLPTT; the protein is encoded by the coding sequence ATGATAGCATTTTTAGGCATGGGGCTATTAGGTTCCAATTTCACGAAGGCTTTATTAAGAAAAGGTGAGCAGGTGCAGGTGTGGAACCGTACAGCTTCGAGGGCCAGCGCTCTTGAGCATTTTGGTGCCAAAGCTTATGCAGCGGTTGCGGATGCCGTAAAAGGCGTTAGCCGCATTCATGTAACGTTGAAAGACGATGCATCGGTAAACGAAGTGCTGGAGCAGGCGTTGCCCGGGCTGGCGCCGGGTGCTGTTATCATAGATCATACCACCACTTCGAAAGAGGGCGCTATTGCCAGAACACAGGCGTGGGCAGCACGTGGTTACACTTATTTTCATGTACCTGTATTTATGGGACCTGCCAATGCGCTGGAGGGTACCGGTTATATGCTGGTATCGGGCGATCAGTCGCTTATAGCCAGTTGGGAACCTGTATTGGCCGGGATGACGGGCAAGGTCATCAATTTTGGCCCTGAAACAGGCAGGGCGGCAGCGGTGAAACTCATTGGCAATAATTTTCTCGTAGCTTTTACTGCGGGCATTGCCGATACACTTGGGCTGGCCAAATCGTTAGATGTGCCGTTAGCGGATATCAATACATTATTTGACTCCTGGAATCCGGGCGCTATGCTGCCTGCCAGGTTAAAGCGAATGACCAGCGGCGATTACAGTCAGCCTTCATGGGAGCTGAATATGGCACGTAAGGATACGCAGTTGTTCCTGGATGCGGCGGCCAGGGCCAATGTGCCCTTGGTAGTGATACCTGCCATTGCTGCAGAAATGGATCGCTGGATCGCCAAAGGGCATGGTGGTGAAGACTGGGTGGTGATAGGGAAAGACAATCTTCCTACTACCTAA
- a CDS encoding MutS-related protein, producing the protein MTTNALSPLQWYQQQLEQANTALHRLLQRKSRLGWIRLFCLLVPVALLYILIPGHATAVIFVVIAGISVFLYVVSQDMNNSRRIEYTQRDIALLQSELSVLNHEYSHLDDGKRFEPAVHPYAGDIDVFGAHSLYQYINRCESEQGKQLLAHHFLQPLPAEQVIANQEAVRELAQQPDWRLALQNYGKSAQISLVTQQRVQQWLNTSDMLFKRKTWKYIIQLYPLVPFACVGLYLAGQLSFTLLTYCLFILFIISSAYTKKINGIYSYISRIVPEISVLQLQLQHVEQPAWKAGALKDIQSSSKVSGQPASGALLDLKHILNRFDFRLNVMVMPFLNTFLLWDIRQAHALQQWRQKNEATVMDWFGTIARIEVLHTLATLHFNQPAWSFPTLSDRYFTFEAEEAGHPLIPAEKRVNNSCAIDGTGQIMLITGSNMAGKSTFLRSLGVNTVLSMMGAPVCASKLSLSPVHLISSMRIADNLAENTSTFYAELKKLQQIITEVNQHARVFILLDEILRGTNSLDRHTGSKALIEQLIKENAIAVVATHDIALSNLQQTHPTSLHNYHFDVQVAGEDDLYFDYKLKRGVCQSMNASILMKKIGINITT; encoded by the coding sequence ATGACAACAAACGCGTTATCTCCCTTACAATGGTATCAGCAGCAGCTGGAACAGGCCAATACGGCCCTACACCGCTTATTACAACGTAAAAGCCGTCTTGGCTGGATCCGCCTGTTCTGCCTGCTTGTTCCTGTTGCGCTGCTTTATATTTTAATACCGGGGCATGCGACTGCTGTTATATTCGTTGTGATAGCGGGCATTTCCGTGTTCCTGTATGTAGTATCGCAGGATATGAATAACAGCCGCCGGATAGAATATACCCAGCGGGATATTGCTTTACTGCAAAGCGAGCTATCGGTTCTTAATCATGAATACAGTCATCTTGACGATGGCAAGCGGTTTGAGCCGGCGGTACATCCCTATGCAGGCGATATAGATGTTTTTGGCGCTCATTCGCTGTACCAGTACATCAACCGCTGTGAATCGGAGCAGGGCAAACAGCTGCTGGCGCATCATTTCCTGCAACCGTTGCCGGCGGAACAGGTCATTGCCAACCAGGAAGCGGTACGTGAGCTGGCGCAGCAACCGGACTGGCGGCTGGCGTTACAGAATTATGGCAAGAGTGCGCAAATAAGCCTGGTCACCCAGCAACGTGTGCAGCAGTGGCTGAACACTTCCGACATGCTGTTCAAGCGGAAAACATGGAAGTATATTATACAGCTTTACCCGCTGGTGCCTTTTGCCTGTGTGGGCTTATACCTTGCCGGCCAGCTTTCCTTCACCTTACTTACCTACTGTTTATTTATCCTGTTCATCATTTCATCGGCCTATACCAAAAAGATCAACGGTATTTACAGTTATATTTCGCGTATCGTGCCCGAGATCAGCGTACTGCAATTGCAGCTGCAGCATGTAGAGCAGCCTGCGTGGAAGGCCGGTGCACTGAAGGATATTCAATCTTCTTCGAAAGTAAGCGGACAGCCTGCTTCGGGGGCTTTACTGGATCTAAAGCATATACTCAACCGGTTTGATTTCCGGCTGAATGTGATGGTGATGCCTTTTCTCAATACATTTCTGTTATGGGATATACGCCAGGCTCATGCTTTACAGCAATGGAGGCAGAAGAACGAGGCAACTGTCATGGACTGGTTCGGCACCATCGCCAGGATAGAGGTATTACATACGCTGGCCACTTTACATTTTAACCAGCCTGCCTGGAGCTTTCCAACACTCAGCGACCGTTATTTCACGTTTGAAGCGGAAGAGGCAGGTCATCCGCTGATCCCTGCGGAAAAGCGGGTCAACAACAGCTGTGCGATCGATGGCACCGGCCAGATCATGCTTATCACCGGATCGAATATGGCGGGGAAAAGCACCTTCCTGAGAAGTCTTGGTGTAAACACCGTTCTTAGCATGATGGGGGCACCGGTTTGCGCCAGCAAACTCAGCTTATCGCCTGTACACCTGATATCGAGTATGCGGATAGCTGATAACCTCGCAGAGAACACTTCTACTTTCTATGCCGAGTTAAAGAAGCTGCAACAAATTATTACAGAAGTAAACCAGCATGCGCGGGTATTTATACTGCTTGACGAGATCCTGAGGGGTACGAATTCACTGGACCGTCATACCGGTTCAAAAGCCTTAATAGAACAGCTGATCAAAGAAAACGCCATAGCGGTAGTTGCCACGCATGATATAGCATTATCGAACCTGCAGCAAACACATCCTACTTCGTTGCACAACTATCATTTTGATGTGCAGGTAGCCGGGGAAGATGATCTTTATTTCGATTATAAATTAAAAAGAGGCGTCTGCCAAAGCATGAACGCCTCTATATTAATGAAGAAGATTGGAATTAATATCACTACCTAA
- a CDS encoding 1-deoxy-D-xylulose-5-phosphate reductoisomerase, whose amino-acid sequence MSKRIAIFGSTGSIGTQALQVIAANPDKFSAEVLTAHTNEELLIKQALQFNPNVVVIVDETKYAKVKEALAATDVKVFAGQKALDEVAAMDCYDLMLAAIVGYAGLRPTLTALEFSKPVAIANKEILVVAGDIVMQKAMEKRVPLIPVDSEHSAIFQCLVGEGRNKIEKIILTASGGPFLGKKPNFLVNVKRDHALQHPNWSMGAKISIDSATLMNKGLEMIEAKWLFNLQPDQIQVMVHPQSIIHSMVQFEDGSIKAQMGLPDMKLPIQYAMAFPNRIPNKFPRWDFRRPATLTFEEPDVKTFRNLSLAITALHKGGNMPCVLNAANEIAVFAFLRNRIGFLDMTEMVERTMDKIPFIAHPTLEEYYETDGEARNFAASLIQM is encoded by the coding sequence ATGAGTAAACGTATTGCTATATTCGGTTCAACCGGATCTATCGGCACACAAGCCTTACAGGTGATAGCAGCCAACCCCGATAAGTTCTCCGCTGAAGTATTGACAGCGCATACCAATGAAGAACTCCTGATCAAACAAGCGCTGCAATTCAATCCCAATGTGGTGGTGATTGTAGATGAAACGAAATATGCAAAGGTCAAAGAAGCCCTGGCTGCTACCGATGTAAAGGTCTTTGCCGGACAAAAGGCGCTCGACGAAGTGGCCGCTATGGATTGTTACGACCTCATGCTCGCCGCCATAGTAGGCTACGCAGGTCTGCGACCCACGCTTACCGCCCTCGAATTCAGTAAACCCGTCGCCATCGCCAATAAGGAGATCCTGGTGGTAGCAGGTGATATCGTGATGCAAAAGGCGATGGAAAAAAGGGTGCCGCTCATTCCGGTCGACAGCGAACACTCCGCCATCTTCCAGTGCCTGGTAGGAGAGGGCAGGAATAAAATAGAAAAGATCATCCTCACAGCCAGCGGCGGCCCTTTCCTGGGCAAAAAACCTAATTTCCTCGTAAACGTAAAACGCGACCACGCCCTGCAGCATCCTAACTGGAGCATGGGCGCCAAAATTAGCATCGACTCCGCCACCCTTATGAATAAAGGCCTCGAAATGATCGAAGCCAAATGGTTGTTTAACCTGCAGCCCGATCAAATTCAGGTGATGGTACATCCACAAAGTATTATTCATAGTATGGTGCAGTTCGAAGACGGTAGCATTAAAGCACAGATGGGTTTACCCGATATGAAACTGCCCATCCAGTATGCCATGGCCTTCCCTAACCGTATTCCCAATAAATTCCCGCGCTGGGACTTTCGCAGACCGGCTACCCTCACTTTCGAGGAACCCGATGTTAAAACTTTCAGAAATCTGTCCCTCGCAATCACAGCACTTCACAAAGGAGGCAACATGCCCTGCGTGCTCAACGCCGCAAATGAAATTGCCGTTTTTGCCTTCCTCCGTAACAGGATAGGTTTCCTCGATATGACCGAAATGGTCGAACGCACCATGGATAAAATACCTTTTATAGCGCATCCGACACTCGAAGAGTATTACGAAACCGACGGAGAGGCCCGCAATTTCGCGGCATCCCTGATCCAGATGTAA
- a CDS encoding ribonucleotide-diphosphate reductase subunit beta produces MGIFDKRVQYKPFEYPEVLQFTEAINKSFWVHSEVDFTADTQDFHSHLSPAERNAVKNSLLAIAQIEVAVKSFWGNLYNHLPKPELNGLGSTFAECEFRHSEAYSRLLEVLGYNNEFEKLLSIPVIKERIDYLSSALSNAKSDDKQEYTISLILFSILIENVSLFSQFAIILSFTRFKGLMKNVSNIIAWTSVDEQIHANAGIYLINKIREEEPHLFNEETNAKISSLVKTSIEIESRIIDWIFSEGDIDIIDRKDLLNFMKYRADDSLRKINMPALFNITTEENKPMLWFEEEVFANSLDDFFAKRPVEYTKHDKSISALDLF; encoded by the coding sequence ATGGGCATTTTTGATAAGCGGGTGCAGTATAAGCCGTTTGAGTATCCTGAAGTGTTACAGTTCACTGAGGCGATCAATAAATCGTTCTGGGTGCATTCTGAAGTAGATTTTACAGCAGATACACAGGATTTTCATTCCCATCTCAGCCCCGCAGAAAGAAATGCTGTTAAAAACAGCCTGCTGGCTATCGCCCAGATAGAAGTGGCCGTGAAATCGTTCTGGGGTAACCTCTACAACCACCTCCCCAAACCCGAACTCAACGGCCTCGGTTCCACCTTCGCCGAATGCGAATTCCGCCACTCCGAAGCATACTCCCGCCTGCTCGAAGTGCTGGGATATAACAACGAATTCGAAAAACTACTCTCTATTCCTGTTATCAAAGAACGTATCGACTATCTGTCCAGCGCACTCAGCAACGCAAAATCAGACGATAAACAGGAATATACCATATCCCTCATCCTGTTCTCTATTTTAATAGAAAACGTAAGCCTCTTCAGCCAGTTCGCCATTATTTTATCTTTCACCCGCTTCAAGGGACTGATGAAAAATGTGAGCAATATTATTGCCTGGACTTCCGTCGATGAACAGATCCATGCCAACGCAGGTATCTATCTTATCAACAAAATAAGAGAAGAAGAACCACATCTCTTCAATGAAGAAACCAACGCTAAAATCAGCAGCCTGGTGAAAACTTCCATTGAAATAGAAAGCAGGATCATCGACTGGATCTTCAGCGAAGGGGATATCGACATCATCGACCGGAAAGACCTGCTCAACTTCATGAAGTACAGGGCAGACGACAGCCTGCGCAAAATCAATATGCCCGCGCTGTTCAACATCACAACCGAAGAAAATAAACCCATGTTATGGTTCGAAGAAGAAGTCTTCGCCAATAGCCTGGACGACTTCTTCGCGAAAAGACCGGTCGAGTATACCAAACATGATAAAAGCATTTCAGCCCTCGACCTGTTTTAG
- a CDS encoding SWIB/MDM2 domain-containing protein: protein MAKTIKKAAPKKVAKKAVKAAKAAPKKVAKKAAPKKVAKKAAPKKVAKKTARKPNAAFMAPLTPSATLAGVIGPKPLPRTEVIKKIWEYIKKNNLQDKVNKRMINADAKLKPLFGKDQISMFDLAKIVSKHVS, encoded by the coding sequence ATGGCAAAAACAATTAAAAAAGCTGCTCCTAAAAAAGTGGCTAAAAAAGCAGTAAAAGCTGCCAAGGCAGCACCTAAGAAAGTGGCTAAAAAAGCTGCTCCAAAAAAAGTAGCGAAAAAAGCCGCACCTAAAAAAGTAGCTAAAAAAACAGCCCGCAAACCCAACGCAGCCTTCATGGCTCCCCTTACGCCCAGCGCTACACTCGCAGGAGTAATAGGGCCTAAACCCCTCCCAAGAACAGAAGTCATCAAAAAGATCTGGGAGTATATCAAGAAAAATAATCTGCAGGATAAAGTGAACAAGCGTATGATCAATGCCGACGCAAAACTGAAACCATTGTTCGGTAAAGATCAGATCTCTATGTTTGACCTGGCTAAAATCGTCAGCAAACACGTTAGCTAA